A window of Nicotiana tabacum cultivar K326 chromosome 24, ASM71507v2, whole genome shotgun sequence contains these coding sequences:
- the LOC107814248 gene encoding uncharacterized protein LOC107814248, with amino-acid sequence MAEGKGSSLVHLVVIVLSLTAFGFSIAAERRRSTGTLHDDNVTNRTYCVYTSDVATGYGVGAFLFLLSGEALLMGVTKCMCFGRPLSPGTNRAWAIIYFISSWLTFLVAEACLVAGAKKNAYHTKYRDMILAENFSCETLRKGVFIAGAVFTVATMILNVYYYMYFTKATTQPAHKTNRSSSNVGMTGYA; translated from the exons ATGGCGGAAGGCAAAGGATCTTCGCTTGTTCATCTAGTCGTAATAGTACTCAGCTTAACCGCTTTCGGTTTCTCCATTGCCGCCGAACGTCGCCGCAGCACT GGTACTCTGCATGATGATAATGTTACAAATCGTACATATTGTGTTTACACCTCAGATGTTGCCACGGGATATGGAGTAGGTGCTTTCCTGTTTCTTCTTTCAGGCGAGGCATTGCTTATGGGAGTGACAAAATGCATGTGTTTTGGAAGACCTTTATCTCCTGGTACAAATCGTGCATGGGCCATTATATACTTCATATCGTCATG GCTGACATTTCTGGTTGCAGAAGCATGTCTCGTTGCTGGAGCAAAGAAAAATGCTTACCACACCAAGTATCGGGATATGATCTTAGCAGAGAACTTTTCTTGTGAAACACTAAGAAAAGGTGTCTTTATCGCAGGTGCAGTCTTTACAGTTGCAACCATGATCCTCAATGTGTATTACTACATGTACTTCACGAAGGCTACTACTCAGCCAGCTCATAAGACAAATCGTTCTAGCTCGAATGTTGGGATGACTGGTTATGCATAA